The Musa acuminata AAA Group cultivar baxijiao chromosome BXJ2-2, Cavendish_Baxijiao_AAA, whole genome shotgun sequence genome has a segment encoding these proteins:
- the LOC103975292 gene encoding uncharacterized protein LOC103975292, translating into MGAAPSTPRGGARPQDAAENLMAAFVGEKPYPLSSDFWNQLLELPLTLQWPQDRVLQACQLFAQHNYHTNHLAKILIHLAWCLQDLISTSSGSATAYRKSVNAAYISSVFLKFIIENVKGANFEELHLNLDKDEKRQCNLPTDQSIEVFIIRGMLSFVGSSDVSPRSCLLHHELLNLMLVAMSTQLCSGPSPGPKDVHPFIDAAMLQESAVVASTVRKLLLNFITRPRFPFDGSTYPFSPEGNQSGVLQRVGSVAANFVLLPYYTFNYLLSSSSAGARSPLAEKSLLVLLVLVHYRKCLVVKSLTDNNMGDVDSTTYLRESSSFYENPYCKALENARDIQFDRVDIEGNAHNGPLVRLPFASLFDSLGLCLSDETSVLLLYSLVLGNSDFLEYVLVRTDLDTLLMPILETLYNASRRTSNQIYMLLIILLILSQDSSFNASIHKLMLPSVPWYEERLLHHTSLGSLMVIVLIRTVKYNLSKLRDIYLHTNCLAILANMAPHVHRLSAYASQRLVSLFDMLSRKYTKLAELKTDKVIKVSADQMEGVSLTEDMSPEIHIYTDFLRIVLEILNAILTYALPRNPEVVYAILHRQELFQPFKNHPRFNELLENIYTVLDFFNSRMDMQHMDGEWSVDKVLQVIIINSRSWHGDGMKMFTQLKFTYEQESHPEEFFIPYVWRLVLAQGFNFSPHAINLLPVELSGDDALSGEQGEQSV; encoded by the exons ATGGGCGCCGCGCCGTCGACGCCGAGGGGCGGCGCGAGGCCGCAGGACGCGGCGGAGAACCTGATGGCcgcgttcgtcggggagaagcccTACCCGCTATCTTCCGACTTCTGGAACCAGCTGCTGGAGCTCCCCCTCACGCTACAGTGGCCGCAAGATCGCGTCTTGCAGGCTTGCCAGTTGTTTG CACAACACAACTACCACACAAACCATCTTGCAAAAATTTTGATTCACTTGGCGTGGTGTTTGCAAGACTTGATCTCAACTTCTTCAGGATCGGCTACAGCTTATCGAAAGTCTGTCAATGCAGCATACATATCATCTGTATTTCTTAAGTTCATAATTGAGAATGTAAAAGGTGCAAATTTTGAAGAGCTACATCTCAACCTTGATAAAGATGAGAAGAGGCAGTGTAATTTGCCTACTG ATCAAAGCATTGAAGTTTTCATCATACGAGGCATGCTCAGTTTTGTTGGTTCCTCAGATGTAAG TCCTCGATCATGCCTCCTCCATCATGAACTGCTGAATTTGATGTTGGTGGCAATGTCGACTCAACTCTGCTCTGGACCATCACCAGGGCCGAAAGATGTTCATCCATTTATTGATGCAGCAATGCTTCAG GAAAGTGCCGTGGTAGCTTCCACAGTTCGGAAGCTATTGTTGAATTTTATAACTCGTCCGCGCTTTCCTTTTGATGGCTCAACATATCCTTTCTCTCCTGAAGGGAACCAGTCAGGCGTTCTGCAAAGAGTTGGTTCTGTGGCTG CTAATTTCGTGCTACTGCCATATTACACATTCAACTACCTGCTCAGTTCAAGCAGTGCAGGTGCAAGAAGTCCGTTGGCAGAAAAAAGCCTACTTGTTTTACTTGTACTTGTTCATTATCGAAAGTGTCTTGTGGTGAAGTCTTTGACCGACAACAATATGGGGGATGTTGATTCTACTACCTATTTGAGAGAGAGTTCATCTTTCTATGAGAATCCTTACTGCAAGGCACTAGAAAATGCTAGAGACATCCAAT TTGATCGTGTTGATATTGAGGGAAACGCACATAATGGACCACTTGTTAGATTACCTTTTGCATCCTTGTTTGATTCCCTTGGACT GTGCTTGTCTGATGAGACATCTGTACTGTTACTTTATTCCTTGGtccttggaaactctgattttcttGAGTATGTTTTGGTGCGAACTGATCTGGATACTTTG TTGATGCCAATTCTTGAGACACTTTATAATGCTTCAAGGAggacatcaaatcaaatatatatgcTTCTTATCATCCTTCTCATTCTCAGTCAGGATTCATCTTTCAATGCCAGCATACATAAGTTG ATGCTTCCAAGTGTTCCATGGTATGAAGAACGTCTTCTCCATCACACTTCTCTTGGTTCTTTGATGGTAATTGTGCTAATTAGGACTGTGAAGTACAACCTCTCCAAGCTTCGG GATATCTATCTTCATACTAATTGTCTGGCAATTCTAGCAAATATGGCTCCACATGTTCACAGGCTAAGTGCCTATGCTTCACAGCGGCTGGTTAGCCTTTTTGATATGCTCTCTCGCAA GTACACTAAATTAGCCGAGTTGAAAACTGACAAAGTTATAAAAGTATCTGCTGACCAAATGGAAGGAGTCAGCTTAACAGAGGATATG TCACCAGAGATTCACATATATACTGATTTCCTCAGAATAGTACTGGAAATCCTTAATGctattcttacatatgccttgccTAGGAATCCTGAG GTTGTATATGCAATTTTGCATCGGCAAGAGCTTTTTCAACCATTCAAGAATCATCCACGGTTTAATGAGCTCCTTGAAAATATATATACA GTATTGGATTTTTTCAACAGCCGTATGGATATGCAGCATATGGATGGTGAATGGTCTGTGGACAAAGTTCTTCAAGTAATTATCATAAATTCTCGTTCATGGCATGGTGATGGGATGAAG ATGTTTACACAGTTGAAGTTCACTTATGAACAGGAGAGTCATCCTGAAGAATTCTTTATTCCATATGTGTGGCGGCTAGTTCTAGCTCAAGG TTTCAATTTCAGTCCTCATGCCATTAATTTGCTTCCTGTGGAATTATCTGGAGAT GATGCTTTATCCGGCGAACAAGGCGAACAAAGCGTGTAA